Within Stella humosa, the genomic segment GCAGAACCACGCCATACGCCTGGACGTGGCCCGGGCCATGGCATGCACGGGCGGGCTGGCTTGGCGCGATCGGCGGGCAGGCGCGCAGACGGCCCGGCCGGACCTGCTGGGCGACGTGGTGCTGGCACGCAAGGATGCACCCGCCAGCTATCACCTGGCGGTCACGCTCGACGATGCGGTGCAGGGGGTGACGCTGGTGACGCGCGGCGTCGACCTGTTCGAGGCGACGCACATCCATCGGCTGCTGCAGGCACTGCTGGGCCTGCCCGTGCCGGAATGGGACCACCACGCGCTGCTGACCGATGCGGCGGGCCGGCGCTACGCCAAGCGCGACCAGGCCGTCACCCTGGCGGCGATGCGCCAGGCGGGAATGACGCCGGCCGAAGTCCTGGCCATGGCCGGCGGCTGATCAGCGGCGCAGGCCGCGGCAGATAGCCAGGTAGTCCGGATCCTCGGGCCGCAGGATGCCGTGGCGCACGAAGAAGTCGATCAGGGTCACGTTGACGTTGAACTTCACCTGGTCGGTGTCGCGCACCAGGGCCAGCACGTCGGCCGCCGGCATCAGGGCGAAGTCGACGATCTCGCCGTCGTTGGGCCGCGGTTCCAGCCCTTCGGGCATCTCCAGGTCATAGACATAGAGCAGGTCCTCGCGCAGGCCGTCCTCGCGCTCCATGACATAGGTGACGATGCCGGCGGCATGGGCGCCGCGCATCGCCTCCGGCGGCAGCGAGGCTTCCTCGCCCGCTTCCTTCACCAGGGTCGCCCAAGGGCCGTAGCCGGCGCCGACCCCGCCCGCCACCATGTTATCCAGCTTGTCGGGGTCGATCTTCTTGTCGGGCGCACGGCGCGCGATCCACAGATGCAGGCCGTCCGCCCGGCGCACGAAGCCGTTCAGGTGCACGCCGGCCGCCCGCACGCCGAAGCGTGGCAGGGCACCGCGGTCGATGCGCAGCAGCGGCCGGTCGCCATCCTCGGCCATCACGTCGAACCATTCGCCGCGCCAGCCGGGTATCAACCCATCCGCCACCAGCCGGCGGCCGACCAGTGCCACCGCCGCCGTCAGCGTGTCGGTATCAACGGCATCCGGCGTCAGTCGCACGGCGTCGCCATCCACCCGAAAGACGGCCGGGAACGCGGCCAGGACCGGTGCGAAGTCGTCGCGCACCCGGCCGACCCGCCGCCCGGCCAGCAGCAGCGGCCGGAAGCGTTCCGGCCGCCAGCGGTTCACCGCCTCGATATGGCGAAGGAGCGACATTCCATCAGACCGAGAAGTACTTGGCCTGGGGGTGATGCACGACGATGGCCGACGTGCTCTGCTCGGGCTCCAACTGGTCCTCGTCGCTCAGCGTGATGCCGATCTGCTCGCCGCCCAGCAGGCGCAGCAGCGCCACCTGGTCATGCAAGTTGGGGCAGGCCGGGTAGCCGAAGGAGTAGCGCGAGCCGCGATAGCCCTGCTGGAGCAGGCGATCCATCTCGCGCGAATCCTCGTGGCCGAAGCCCAGTTCGGCGCGGATGCGCTTGTGGACGTACTCGGCCATCGCCTCAGCCATCTCCACCCCCAGCCCGTGCAGGTAGAGATAGTCCTGGTAGCGGTTGTCGGCGAACCATTCGCGGGCGACGTCGGACGCCTTCTGGCCGACCGTGACGACCTGGAGGCCGATGACATCGCGGGTGTCGGGCGTCGTCTGGTCGCGGGTGCGGAAGAAGTCGGCGATGCAGAGCCCGCCCTCGCGGTTCTGCCGGGGCAGATCGAAGCGCGCGACCTCGGTCGCCCCGTCGTCGCCGAACAGCACGACCGCGTCGCCCTCGGCGGCACAGCGCCAGTAGCCGTAGCAGGCCTGCGGCAACAGGATGTCCTGCTGCTGCACGATATCGAGCATGCGCTTCAGGGTGGGCTTCAGCTCCTGCTGCGCCCAGGCCATGAACTCCTCCAGCGTGCGGCCGTCCTTCCGGTAGCCCCAGTGGAATTGATAGAGCATGCGGTCGTTGAGATAGGGCACCAGGGCTGCCACCGGCACGCGGGCGATGGTGCGCGGCCCCCAGAAGGGCGGCACCGGCACCGGCGTGTCGCGATGCAGCTCGGCCCGGCGCAGGCGGATCTCCTCGGAATCGACCGGGCGCATGGCGCGCGGCTCGGCCGCCTGCCCCAGCACCCGCTTGGTGTTGGTGGGCCGGCCCTTGCGCTTGCCCGCCACCTGGGCCAGGTGGCCGTCGAAGGTGCCGGTCATCACCTTGTTCATCAGGTCGAGCCCGTCGAAGGCGTCGCGCGCGTAGGCGACGCGGCCGTCGGTGTAGATGCTGGTGCAATCCTCCTCGACATACTTGCGGGTGAGTGCCGCCCCGCCCAGCAGGACGGGCACGCCGATGCCGTTGCGCTTCATCTCGGCCAGGTTCTCGCGCATCACCACGGTCGACTTCACCAGCAGGCCCGACATGCCGATGGCATCGGCATGGTGCTCTCCCACCGCCGCCAGGATGTTGGCGATCGGCTGCTTGATACCGAGATTGACGACCTTGTAGCCGTTGTTGGTGAGGATGATGTCGACCAGGTTCTTGCCGATGTCGTGCACGTCGCCCTTCACCGTGGCGAGCACGATCGTGCCCTTTTCCTGGCCCTCGATCTTCTCCATGTGCGGCTCGAGGCAGGCGACCGCGCGCTTCATCGTCTCGGCCGACTGAAGCACGAAGGGTAGCTGCATCTTGCCCGCGCCGAACAGTTCGCCCACCACCTTCATGCCGTCGAGCAGGAAGTTGTTGATGATGTCGAGCGGCTTGTGCGTCTGCATCGCCAGCGCCAAGTCGTCCTCCAGGCCCAGCCGCTCGCCGTCGACGATGCGCTGGGACAGGCGCTCCTCCACCTTCTCGGAGCGCACCTTCTTCACCGCCTGGGCCGCCTTGCGATTCTCGAACAAGGCGATGAAGGCTTGGAGCGGGTCGTAGCCCTCGCGCCGGCGGTCGTAGATCAGGTCCTCGGCGACGCGGACCTCCTCCTCGGGGATCTTGTGCAGCGGCACGATCTTGCTGGCATGGACGATGGCGCCGGTCATGCCGCGCTTCATCGCATGGTCGAGGAAGACCGAGTTGAGGATGGTGCGCGACGCCGCATTCAGCCCGAACGAGATGTTCGAGAGGCCGAGGATGATCTGGCATTCCGGCAGCTCGCGGGCGATCCGCTCGATCCCCTCCAGCGTCCACAGGCCGAGCTTGCGGTCGTCCTCGTTGCCGGTCGCGATGGTGAAGGTCAGCGGGTCGAACAGCAGGTCGGACGATGGCAGGCCGAAGCTGCGCGCGAAGTCGTGCAGGCGATGGGCGATGCGCAGCTTGGAATCGACGTCCTTGGCCATCCCCTCCTCGTCGATGGTGAGCGCGATCACGGCCGCGCCGAACCGCTTGGCCAAACGCAGCCGCTCGGCCGCGTGGCCCTCGCCATCCTCGAAGTTAATGGAGTTGATGATCGGCTTGCCGCCATAGAGCTTGAGGGCGTGCTCCAGCACCGGCGTCTCGGTCGAATCGATGACGAGCGGCGTGTTGACCGCGCCGCGCATGCGCGTCACCACCTCGGTCATCTCGGCGATCTCGTCGCGGCCAACGAAGGCGGTGCAGATGTCGAGCGCGTGCGAGCCCTCGCGCTGCTGCTCGCGGCCCATCTCGACGCAGCCGTCCCAGTCGCCGGCTTCCTGCAACTCGCGGAACTTCTTCGAGCCGTTGGCATTGCAGCGCTCGCCGATGGCCAGGAACGCGTTCTCCTGGCGCAGCGACACCTGGCCGTAGAGCGAGGCCAGCGACGGCACCCAGTGGACCGTTCGCTTGGCCGGCGCCGGCCGCGCCCGGCCGCCGGCGGCACGGCCGCGCAGCATCGCGTCCAAGGCCGCGATATGCTCGTTGCCGGTGCCGCAGCAACCGCCGACCATGCCGATGCCGTCTTCCTCAATGAAGCGGGCGAGCCACTTGGCGAGGTCGCCCGGCGCCAGCGGGTAGTGCGTCTTGCCGTCGACCAGCTCGGGCAGGCCGGCATTGGGCTGGATCGAGATCGGCCCCGGCCAGTTCTGCGACAGCCAGCGGACATGCTCGGACATCTCCTGCGGGCCGGTGGCGCAGTTGAGGCCCATGACCGGCACGTCGAGCGCGCGGATGATGGTGGCCGCCGCCGCGATGTCGGTGCCGACCAGCAGCGTGCCCGTCGTCTCCACCGTCACCTGGACGATGAGCGGGATGTCCTCGCGGCCGGCCTCGCTGCGCGCGCGCTTGGCGCCGTTCACGGCGGCCTTGATCTGCAACGGGTCCTGGCAGGTCTCGATCAGGAAGGCATCCACCCCGCCGGCCACCAGGCCCGCGCACTGGATCGCGAGTGCGTCCTCCAGCGTCTGGTAGGGCGCATGGCCCAGGCTGGGCAGGCGCGTGCCGGGGCCGATCGAGCCCAGCACGAAGCGCGGGCGGCCACCGGCCAGCCATGGCTCGATCGCCTCGTGCGCCAGTTCGCCGGCCCGCTTGTTCAACTCGAAGGCACGCTCGGCGATGCCGAACTCGGCCAGCGTCACCGGCGAGCCGCCGAAGCTGTTGGTCAGCACGCAGTCGGCGCCGGCCGCCAGGTAGCCGTCATGGATCAGCCGCACCACGTCCGGCCGGCTGTCGTTCAGGATCTCGGTGCAGTTCTCCAGCCCGGCATAGTCGCGGTCGGTATCGAGGTCGAGCGACTGCACGCGCGAGCCCATGGCGCCGTCGCACAGCAGGATCGATTCCGAGAGCGCGGTCAGGAAATCCGTCATGGCGTTGCCTCCGGCGCGGGCGGCGATCCCGCGGGCGGGCGCACCCCCAGGATATGGCAGATGGCGAAGCTGAGGTCGGCGCGGTTCAACGTATAGAAATGGAACTCCCGCACCCCGCCCGCCTGCAACGCGCGCACCTGCTCGGCCGCCACGGTGGCGGCCACCAGGCGGCGGGTCTCCGGGTCGCGGTCCAGCCCCTCGAACTGCTGCCCGAGCCAATCGGGCACGGCCGCCCCGCAGGCGCCCGCGAACTTGCAGACCTGGCCGAAATTGGTCACGGGCAGGATGCCGGCCACGATCGGCACGGTGATGCCGGCGGCGCGCACCCGGTCGCGGAAGCGGAAATAGACCGCCGGGTCGAAGAAGAACTGGGTGATGGCGCGGGTGGCGCCGGCGTCGATCTTGCGCCGCAGGTTGTCGAGGTCGGTGGCGGCGTCCGGCGCCTCCGGGTGGGTCTCGGGATAGGCCGCGACCGTCACCTCGAAATCGCCCACGCGCCGCAGCCCGGCCACCAGGTCGGCCGCGAAGCCGTAGCCGCCGGGATGAGGCGCATAGGCGCCGCTATCGGCCGGCGCATCGCCGCGCAGGGCCACGACATGGCGGATGCCGGCGTCCCAGTACTGGCGCGCGACGGCGTCGATCTCGTCGCGGGTGGCGCCGACGCAGGTCAGGTGGGCGGCCGGCTCCAGCGTCGTCTCGCGGCGGATGCGGGCGACGGTGGCGTGCGTGCGCTCCCGCGTCGTGCCGCCGGCGCCGTAGGTGACCGACACGAAGCGCGGGGCGAGCGGCGCCAGGCGCTCCACCGTTTCCCACAGGCGCGCCTCCATGTCGGGCGTCTTGGGCGGGAAGAACTCGAACGACACGTCGACCGGGTTGGGTGCGCGGAGCGTTTCGGCCGGGCCGCGCACGGATGCAGGATCGGTCAATGGGGCAGTCCTCGATTGGCGGCAGGCGCCGCATGGGGCTTGGTCGCGGGGGCATCGCCGCGCGGGCGGCGGGCGGGCCACAGCACGACGGTAAGCGGGTCGCCCGGCAGGCGGAGCGGCGTCGCCGGCTCCAGCCCGGCGGCGCGCAGCCAATGGGCGATCTCGGCATCGGAAAAGCCGAGCCGGCGATGGGCATGCTCGCTGCGGAGCTGGTCCAGCTCGTGGGGGGCGAAGTCGGCGATGATCAGGCGGCCGCCCGGTCGCAGCACGCGGGCGGCCTCGGCGATGGCCTCGCCCGGATCGTCCAGATAGTGCAGCACCTGGTGGATGGTGACGGCGTCGAACGAGCCCGCCGCCATCGGGAGCTGGTAGGCATCGGCGAAGCGGACCTGGCAATGGCGCAGGTCGGCGCGCTCCAGGTTGGCCCTGGCCATGCCCAGCATGTCGCGCGAGCTGTCGACGCCGACCGCCCGCACGCCGCGCCGGCCCAGCAACTCGACGATGCGGCCCGTGCCGGTGCCTACGTCCAGGAGATCCCCCACCTCCGGCAGGGGCAGGAGTTGCAGCAGGGCGGCCTCGACCTCGCGCTCGTCGACATAGAGCGAGCGGACGCGGTCCCAGGTGGCGGCGTTGGCGCGGAAATAGGCCGCCGCCATCTCCGCCCGGTTGGCCTTCACCGCCGACAGGCGCTGCAGGTCGCGGGCGACGGTCTCGTCGGTGTCGGGAATGCGGTCGACCAGCATGCGCGCCAGGTCGCCGGCGCCCGGGCCGGCGGCGACGCGGAAAAAGGCCCAGGTGCCCTCGCGGAAGCGGTCCAGCAGCCCCGCCTCGCACAGCAGCTTCAGGTGGCGCGAGACGCGCGGCTGGCTCTGCCCCAGGATCTGCGTCAGTTCGCTGACCGTCAGCTCGCCATGGGCACAAAGCGCCAGGACCCGCAGCCGGGTCGGCTCTGCCGCCGCACGCAACCCATTCAGCAGATGCTCCATCGACCGCCTTTCTTGCAGAGACATATAAACATGACTTTATGTCTTGTTCAAGACGTCCGTGCCGGCGCGCCATGCAGATCGGCCACACCGATCCCGCATCGCACCATGTCGGAGAGGGGCCGGACTGGCGAAACCCCAGGGCATGTGTTAGCTGGTTGTGGAGATGGGTATTGGTGGCGACAGCGCGAGCGGCGGCGCCCCGGAACCCGGCTTCACATCCAGCGATCGAGCGGTCCACGGCATGGCGGCAATGACACGGGCGACGAGCGGGGCCTGGCGATGGATCGGCCTGCCTGCGGCGACGCTGATCCTGGCTTGCGCAGCGCTGGTCGCCACCCTGGCGCCGCTGCCGGCCGCCGCCCAGGATGCCGGCGACGAGGACCCGCTGGAGGGCATCAACCGCGCCGTCTACGACTTCAACCGGGTGCTGGACGGTCTGCTGCTGAAGCCGGCGGCGATGATCTATCGCGGCGTCCTGCCCGAGGAGGTGCGCGACGGCGTGCGCAACGTGCTGGACAACCTCCAGGGCCCGGTGATCCTGGTCAACGACCTGCTGCAGGGCGAGACCAAGCGCGCCCAGATCACGGCCGAGCGCTTCGCGATCAACTCCACCGTCGGCGTGCTCGGCATCTTCGACGTGGCCAAGGGCTATGGCCGCTACAAGCACAGCGAGGATTTCGGCCAGACGATGGGCACCTGGGGCGTCGGCGACGGCCCCTACCTGATGCTGCCGCTGCTGGGTCCGTCCAATCCGCGCGACCTGACCGGGCTGGTGGTCGATTCCTTCGTGATCGACCCCTGGGGGCACATCGCGCGCGCCAACGATGCCGACTGGTTCACCTATACCCGGCTCGGCCTCAATTTCGTCGACACGCGCGCCCGCAACATCGAAGCGCTGGACGACATCGAGCGGAACCAGATCGATCCCTACTCGTTCATCCGGACGACCTGGCGCCAGCGCCGCGCCAACGAGATCCTGAACGGACGGCCGGCCCCGGCCGGGCGTTGACCTTCCCCCGCTGACGAAAGGAGCGCCTTTCATGCGCGCCCTCACCCGAATTTTCGTCATCCTCGCCGGCGTGCTCGTGCTGCCGGTAGCCCAGCCGGCCCTGGCGGAGACGCCCAAGGCGCTGGTCGAGTCCCTGGGCGACAAGGCCATCCGCCAGCTGACCGGCACTGTCGCGCGGCCGGAACGCGAGGCCCGCTTCCAGAACCTGCTGACCGCCGGTTTCGATATCCACGCGATCGGCCGCTTCACGCTCGGCCGCTACTGGAACCAGGCCAATCCGGCCCAGCAGGCCGAGTACCTGAAGCTGTTCGAGAAGTTCATCGTGCAGGCCTATGCCGCCCGCTTCGCGGAGTATTCGGGCGAGCAGTTCCGCGTCGTCGGCGAACGCCCGGATGGCGAGGTGACGATCGTCCAGAGCGAGGTCTTCAAGCCTGGCAACCCGCCGGCGCGCGTCGAGTGGCGCGTGCGCCACGGCGGCCAGCCCAAGATCGTCGACGTCGTGGTCGAGGGCATCAGCATGGCCGTGACCCAGCGCTCGGAATTCGCGGCCGTCATCAGCCGTGGCGGCGGCAATGTCGACAGCCTGCTGACGGCACTACGCCAGAAGACCGGCAGCTAGCCCCACCCACCGGATTCGCTAGAATCGCAGCTCAGGGCTCGACGGCGGGTTGCCCGTCTTCGAGCCCTGTGGCACCGTCTTTCCCTTGGAACGCTAGAAATAGCGCAGCCGTCCAACAGGCCCCTGCATGATCCGGGGCCCGGCAGGACACGAAAGGGGAGACGTCGAGATGAAGATCGGGGCTTGGCTGGCCGCAGCCGCCACATTCGCGCTCGCCGCCACCGCCGGTGCGCAGGAAATCAAGATTTCCCACCAGTGGCGGCAGAACACCGATGGACGGGACCAGGCGACACGCCTCTTCGTGCGGGAAGTGAACGCGCGCGATCCCAGCCTGAAGTTCCGCATCTATCCCAACCGCTCGCTCGTCAGTAACCCGACCAGCCAGATCGACGGCATGCAGGACGGCACGCTGGAGATGGCGGTCTATCCGCTCGTCTATGCCACCGGCAAGGTGCCGGAGTTCTCGATCACCATCATGCCCGGCACGGTCGGCAGCATCGACCAGGCGATGAAGGTGAAGAACACCCCCTTCTACGACAAGCTCCAGGAAATCTGCGCCCAGAACGGCATCCGCGTCATCACCTGGTGGTGGACGCCGGGCGGCTTCGCCACCAAGGACCGCGAGATCAAGGGGCCCGATTCGGTGAAGGGCCTGCGCATGCGCGCGGCCGACCCCTATTTCGAACTGATGCTGAAGGACCTCGGCGCCTCGGTGCAGTCGATGCCATCGACCGAAATCTATCCCGCCCTGCAGTCGGGCGTGCTGGACGGGCTGCTCACCTCGTCGGAGAGCTTCGTCAGCATGAAGATCTTCGAGCAGACCAAGCACGCCACGGCGGGCGGCGACTACACGCTGTTCATGCTGCTGCAGCCGCTGGTCATGTCCAAGCAGCATTGGGACAAGCTGACGCCCGCCCAGCAGAAGGCCTTCGACGAGGCCGCCGTGGTCAGCGAGAAATTCTTCAACGGCCTCCAGCAGGAAGCGTCGGAGAAGATGGTCGAGACCTTCAAGAAGAACAACAACGCCGTCCGCTCGATGACCAAGGCGGAATACGACGCCTGGGTCGAGATCGCGCGGACCAAGGCTTGGCCGGCCTTCGCCCAGAACACCAAGCAGGGCAAGGAACTGCTCGACCTCCTCCAGGCGGCGCTGAAGTAGCTTACCCGAGACCGGCCGGGCCGCCGTCGACCGGCGCCCGGCCCCACCCGCCGGCAGAGCCCCTCCCATGCAGAGTTTCATCCGCATCCTCGACCGCGTGGCCCTGATCTGTGCCGTCGCGGCTGCGATTCTGGTCGCCCTGGCCGTGGTCATCATCACCTGGATGATCTTCTGGCGCGCCGCCGGCAACTCGGCCTTCTGGGAGATCGAGGCCTCGGTCTTCCTGTCGATCGCCGCGATCTTCCTGGCCTCGCCCTATACGCTGCGAACCAAGGGGCATGTGTCGGTCGACCTGCTGGAGGCGATCCTGCCCGACGCCTTCACCCGGCCGTTGCGCGTCTTCGCCATGCTGATGGTGGCCGCCGTCTCGGCCTACCTGGTTTGGGAAGGCGGCAAGATGGCCCTGATGGCGCTGCATGAGGGCGAGCGCACGCCCAGCATGTGGGCGCCGCTGAAATGGCCCATCTATGCCGCCATGCCGATCGGCATGGCACTGACCTGCCTCCAGGCGATCGCCGAGATCGCCCGCATGCGCCTCTCGCCCCCGGATGCCCGATGAGCGAACTCGAGATCGGCTGGCTGCTGTTCGGCGTCACCACGCTCGTCCTCTTCTCGGGCGTGCCCATCGCCTTCGGCCTGCTGGCGGTATCGATCGGCTTCCTGCTGATCTTCGCCGGGCCGGCCAGCCTGGCCGCCGTCGGCCGCACCTTCTTCGAGGAGATGGCGAGCTTCGTCCTCCTCACCATCCCCATGTTCATTCTGCTGGGGGCGGCGATCGGCGTTTCGCGCGCGGGCGCCGACATCTATGAATCGCTGCATCGCTGGCTGTCGCGGGTGCCGGGCGGGCTGGTGATCGCCAACATCCTGGCCTGCGGCATGTTCTCGGCCGTCTGCGGCTCCAGCCCGGCGACGGCAGCGGCCATCGGCAAGGTCGGCATCCCCGAAATGCTGCGGCGTGGCTATCCGCCGACGCTCGCCACCGGCTCGATCTGCGCCGGCGGCACGCTGGGCATCCTGATCCCGCCTTCGGTCACCCTCATCCTCTACGGCATCGCGACCGAGACCTCGATCGGCCGCCTCTTCCTGGCCGGCGTCATCCCCGGCTTCCTTCTGGTGGTGCTGTTCGCCGCCTATGCCTGGATCTACAGCCTCCTGTCGGCGGCCGGCAGCTCGCTGCGGTCCAGCGAGCGCTTCTCCCTGCGCGAGAAGATGGACGGGCTCGGCCGGGTGATGCCGTTCCTGGTCATCATGGTGGTGATCGCGGTCGCCATGTATGGCGGCTGGGCGACCCCGTCGGAGATCGCCGCGCTGTCGGCATTCCTGGCGCTATTGCTGGTCTTCGTCATCTACCGCGCCACTTCGCCGCAGGAAGTCTGGGCGATCTTCAGCGACACGGTCCGCGAATCCACCATGATCATCATGATCATCGGTGCGGCCGGCCTGTTCGGCTACATGATGTCGCTCCTGTACATCACCCAGACGATGGCCGACGCCCTCGTCGCCTGGAACCTGGACCGTTGGACGCTTCTGCTCTTCTTCAACGTGCTGCTGCTGATCCTCGGCTGCTTCCTGCCGCCGGTCGCCATCATCCTGATGACCATGCCGATCCTGCAGCCGGTGCTGGAGGGCAACGACTTCAACCTCATCTGGTTCGGCATCCTGCTGACGATCAACATGGAGGTGGGGCTGATCACGCCACCGGTCGGACTCAACCTCTATGTCATCCGTGGCGTGGCGCCCCAGGTGCCGCTGACCCAGGTGCTGGCGGGCTCGATGCCGTTCGTCGTGATCATGCTGCTGTTCATGGTGCTGCTCTGCATCTTCCCGCAGATCGCGCTGTGGCTGCCCAACACGCTGATGGGTCCGGGAAGCTGACTCAGGGCGCACCGGCGCCCACGGGCGGCCGCCGGTGAGCGGCCGCGACCTTCTCATCGTCCTCCTCATCGTCACCGTCTGGGGCATGAACTTTCCGGTGGCCAAGCTCGGTTTCACCGAGCTGCCGCCGATCCTGCTGACTGCCTTCCGCTTCACGCTGGTGGCCGTCCTGCTGGTGCCATTCGTGCCCCGGCCACGCGGCCAGTACCGCCAGTTGCTGTTCCTGGCGACGGTGCTGGGCGGCGTCCATTTCAGCCTGATGTTCGTCGGCCTGTCGCGGCTGGATTCGGCCACCGTGGCGATCGCCAGCCAACTCACGGTGCCGTTCGCGGCCCTGCTGGCGGCCGTCGCCTTCAAGGACTATCTCGGCTGGCGGCGCACGCTCGGCATGGGCGTGGCCTTCGCCGGGGTGGCGGTGATGGCCGGCGAGCCGCGCATCCTGGCCGACCCCTGGCCGCTGCTGTGGGTCGTCATCGGCGCCTTCGCCTGGGCTGTCGCCAACATCCAGGTGAAGCGCATCGGCGCCATCGACGGGCTGGTGCTGAATGGCTGGATGGCCGCCTTCGCCGCGCCCCAGCTCCTGCTGGTCTCTTGGCTGGTGGAGGGCGATAGCTGGCACCGGGTGCAGTCGGCCGGGCTGGCGGGATTCGGCTCGGTCGTCTACATGGCGGTGATGGTGACGATCCTGGGCTATGGGCTGTGGTACCGCATCCTGCGCGCCTATCCGGTCAACATGGTGATGCCCTATACGCTGCTGGTGCCGGTGATCGGCGTCGTCGCCGGCATCGGCCTGCTGGGCGAGCCGCTGTCCGGGCCGATCGTGGTCGGCGGCGGCGCCACGCTGGTGGGCGTGGCCATCATCGTCTGGCGGCGCCCCCGCCTGACCGACCAGCAGCCGCAGCCTTGAGCGCGGCCGCCTTCTCGGGCAACGGCTCAATGCGGCTGATCGAGCGTCCATCCCCCAACCACGGGCCCCGGCTGGGCGACGGCGTCGTCGACATCCTGGTCCTGCACTATACCGGGATGCGCAGTGCGGGCGCCGCGCTCGAACTGCTGTGCGACCCGGCGGCCCAGGTCAGTGCCCACTACCTGATCGCCCAAGACGGCACCGTCCATCGCATGGTGGCCGAGGATCGCCGCGCCTGGCACGCCGGCCGGTCCTGGTGGCAGGGGGAGACCGACGTCAACAGCCGCTCGATCGGCATCGAGCTGGAGAACCCCGGCCACTATTGGGGCTATGTCCCCTTCCCGGCCGCACAGATGGCCACCCTGGTCGCGCTCTGCACCGGGGTCCTCGCCCGCCACCCGATCCCGCCCGGCCGCGTCGTCGGCCATTCCGACATCGCGCCGCGCCGCAAGCAGGACCCGGGCGAGCTGTTCGACTGGCCGGCGCTGGCCCAGGCCGGCATCGGCCGCTGGCCGCCCGCTCTCGACCTGCCGGCGCCCGACGCCCCGCCCTTCCCGGCCGAGGAAGGCATGGCCCGGCTGGCCGCGCTCGGCTACGAGCTGGACGACCCGGCCGCCACCGTGACGGCCTTCCAGCGCCGCTATCGCCCGGCTGTGGTCGACGGCCGGCTT encodes:
- a CDS encoding NUDIX hydrolase yields the protein MSLLRHIEAVNRWRPERFRPLLLAGRRVGRVRDDFAPVLAAFPAVFRVDGDAVRLTPDAVDTDTLTAAVALVGRRLVADGLIPGWRGEWFDVMAEDGDRPLLRIDRGALPRFGVRAAGVHLNGFVRRADGLHLWIARRAPDKKIDPDKLDNMVAGGVGAGYGPWATLVKEAGEEASLPPEAMRGAHAAGIVTYVMEREDGLREDLLYVYDLEMPEGLEPRPNDGEIVDFALMPAADVLALVRDTDQVKFNVNVTLIDFFVRHGILRPEDPDYLAICRGLRR
- the metH gene encoding methionine synthase; translated protein: MTDFLTALSESILLCDGAMGSRVQSLDLDTDRDYAGLENCTEILNDSRPDVVRLIHDGYLAAGADCVLTNSFGGSPVTLAEFGIAERAFELNKRAGELAHEAIEPWLAGGRPRFVLGSIGPGTRLPSLGHAPYQTLEDALAIQCAGLVAGGVDAFLIETCQDPLQIKAAVNGAKRARSEAGREDIPLIVQVTVETTGTLLVGTDIAAAATIIRALDVPVMGLNCATGPQEMSEHVRWLSQNWPGPISIQPNAGLPELVDGKTHYPLAPGDLAKWLARFIEEDGIGMVGGCCGTGNEHIAALDAMLRGRAAGGRARPAPAKRTVHWVPSLASLYGQVSLRQENAFLAIGERCNANGSKKFRELQEAGDWDGCVEMGREQQREGSHALDICTAFVGRDEIAEMTEVVTRMRGAVNTPLVIDSTETPVLEHALKLYGGKPIINSINFEDGEGHAAERLRLAKRFGAAVIALTIDEEGMAKDVDSKLRIAHRLHDFARSFGLPSSDLLFDPLTFTIATGNEDDRKLGLWTLEGIERIARELPECQIILGLSNISFGLNAASRTILNSVFLDHAMKRGMTGAIVHASKIVPLHKIPEEEVRVAEDLIYDRRREGYDPLQAFIALFENRKAAQAVKKVRSEKVEERLSQRIVDGERLGLEDDLALAMQTHKPLDIINNFLLDGMKVVGELFGAGKMQLPFVLQSAETMKRAVACLEPHMEKIEGQEKGTIVLATVKGDVHDIGKNLVDIILTNNGYKVVNLGIKQPIANILAAVGEHHADAIGMSGLLVKSTVVMRENLAEMKRNGIGVPVLLGGAALTRKYVEEDCTSIYTDGRVAYARDAFDGLDLMNKVMTGTFDGHLAQVAGKRKGRPTNTKRVLGQAAEPRAMRPVDSEEIRLRRAELHRDTPVPVPPFWGPRTIARVPVAALVPYLNDRMLYQFHWGYRKDGRTLEEFMAWAQQELKPTLKRMLDIVQQQDILLPQACYGYWRCAAEGDAVVLFGDDGATEVARFDLPRQNREGGLCIADFFRTRDQTTPDTRDVIGLQVVTVGQKASDVAREWFADNRYQDYLYLHGLGVEMAEAMAEYVHKRIRAELGFGHEDSREMDRLLQQGYRGSRYSFGYPACPNLHDQVALLRLLGGEQIGITLSDEDQLEPEQSTSAIVVHHPQAKYFSV
- the metF gene encoding methylenetetrahydrofolate reductase [NAD(P)H]; this encodes MEARLWETVERLAPLAPRFVSVTYGAGGTTRERTHATVARIRRETTLEPAAHLTCVGATRDEIDAVARQYWDAGIRHVVALRGDAPADSGAYAPHPGGYGFAADLVAGLRRVGDFEVTVAAYPETHPEAPDAATDLDNLRRKIDAGATRAITQFFFDPAVYFRFRDRVRAAGITVPIVAGILPVTNFGQVCKFAGACGAAVPDWLGQQFEGLDRDPETRRLVAATVAAEQVRALQAGGVREFHFYTLNRADLSFAICHILGVRPPAGSPPAPEATP
- a CDS encoding ArsR/SmtB family transcription factor, whose translation is MEHLLNGLRAAAEPTRLRVLALCAHGELTVSELTQILGQSQPRVSRHLKLLCEAGLLDRFREGTWAFFRVAAGPGAGDLARMLVDRIPDTDETVARDLQRLSAVKANRAEMAAAYFRANAATWDRVRSLYVDEREVEAALLQLLPLPEVGDLLDVGTGTGRIVELLGRRGVRAVGVDSSRDMLGMARANLERADLRHCQVRFADAYQLPMAAGSFDAVTIHQVLHYLDDPGEAIAEAARVLRPGGRLIIADFAPHELDQLRSEHAHRRLGFSDAEIAHWLRAAGLEPATPLRLPGDPLTVVLWPARRPRGDAPATKPHAAPAANRGLPH
- a CDS encoding MlaA family lipoprotein → MAAMTRATSGAWRWIGLPAATLILACAALVATLAPLPAAAQDAGDEDPLEGINRAVYDFNRVLDGLLLKPAAMIYRGVLPEEVRDGVRNVLDNLQGPVILVNDLLQGETKRAQITAERFAINSTVGVLGIFDVAKGYGRYKHSEDFGQTMGTWGVGDGPYLMLPLLGPSNPRDLTGLVVDSFVIDPWGHIARANDADWFTYTRLGLNFVDTRARNIEALDDIERNQIDPYSFIRTTWRQRRANEILNGRPAPAGR
- a CDS encoding MlaC/ttg2D family ABC transporter substrate-binding protein — its product is MRALTRIFVILAGVLVLPVAQPALAETPKALVESLGDKAIRQLTGTVARPEREARFQNLLTAGFDIHAIGRFTLGRYWNQANPAQQAEYLKLFEKFIVQAYAARFAEYSGEQFRVVGERPDGEVTIVQSEVFKPGNPPARVEWRVRHGGQPKIVDVVVEGISMAVTQRSEFAAVISRGGGNVDSLLTALRQKTGS